TTACCAAAAGAAGAAGAATGATATGCTCTAATTACTTTTCCGCTTGCTGCGGCTACAACTGGCACACTTTCTCCTCGCTTTCCAATATCAATACCGTAATGTCCTCTTCCAAACGTTTCTCGATATCCAAAATGAGATGTTACCGGGCCCTTTGCCGGCCTCATAAACGACCCGCTTGTAACAGGTGGTGCCTCCTCTGTTGCCCCGGCTTTTTCAATTTCTTGCTGTTGAGCTTGTGCTGCATTTTTTTGATCGGCTAAAATAGAAGCTTGCTCTTCTAATCCAACCGCTTCTTCATTAAATTCTTTTTCCTGATCTTTGAGCGTTTGCATGAGGTGATTCTTTTCATCCACTTGTTTTTGCAGCTGCGCACGAAGATTTTTAAGTTCTTCAAGCGCTTGATTTACTTCCGTTAGCTTGTTTTGAACTTTTGTTTCTTTCTCTTCTTTTGCCTTTTTATCAGCTTCATGCTGCATTAACAAATCGCGGTCAGCCCCTACAATTGTCGAAACCGCACTCACTCTGCTAATAAAGTCTCCGAAGCTTTCAGAGCCTAGCAGTACATCTATGTAATCCACAGACCCGCCGTTTTCTTGTAAAGCACGAGCACGCTTTTTTAATAGCTCATTTCGTTTTTCAATTCTTTTTTTTACAACGTCAATTTCATTTTTCAGCTTTTCGATGTCTTGCTTTGCTTTTTCTACTTCAGCTTCACGGCTGCGGATGTCTGCATTTGTCTGTCCGACTTCTGAATCCAAACGCGCAATCTCAGCTTCTTCGTTTTTTTGCTGTTCTTGAACTTCTTTTAATTTCTCTTTATTTTGATTAATATTTTGGTTCACATCGTTACTTTTTTTCTCTAAATCACTGAGTTTAGTAGTGCTGGCACTTTCTGCATAAGCAACTTTTTCATTACCTATCCAAGCTGTACCTAGTCCAACTAAGACTGCTGC
The genomic region above belongs to Priestia megaterium and contains:
- a CDS encoding murein hydrolase activator EnvC family protein, with the translated sequence MTRKTLVMTAAVLVGLGTAWIGNEKVAYAESASTTKLSDLEKKSNDVNQNINQNKEKLKEVQEQQKNEEAEIARLDSEVGQTNADIRSREAEVEKAKQDIEKLKNEIDVVKKRIEKRNELLKKRARALQENGGSVDYIDVLLGSESFGDFISRVSAVSTIVGADRDLLMQHEADKKAKEEKETKVQNKLTEVNQALEELKNLRAQLQKQVDEKNHLMQTLKDQEKEFNEEAVGLEEQASILADQKNAAQAQQQEIEKAGATEEAPPVTSGSFMRPAKGPVTSHFGYRETFGRGHYGIDIGKRGESVPVVAAASGKVIRAYHSSSFGNAVFIRHNVEGQTWVTVYAHLESYSVSSGQSINKGQQLGYIGNTGRSFGAHLHFELHKGDWKGKSSAVNPERYIKF